A single window of Fischerella sp. PCC 9605 DNA harbors:
- a CDS encoding DMT family transporter: MAWIHILIAGLLETTWAVTLKWSNGLTNFLPTAATTFVTLLSFFFLSQALKTISVGTTYAVLAGIGATGTVIADIVLFGETYGTVRSVCVALIVIGVMGLKIL, from the coding sequence ATGGCGTGGATACATATTCTGATTGCAGGTCTTCTGGAAACAACGTGGGCAGTCACATTGAAGTGGAGCAACGGATTGACGAATTTCCTACCAACCGCAGCCACAACTTTTGTCACACTTCTTAGTTTCTTCTTTTTATCGCAGGCACTCAAAACAATCTCCGTTGGAACTACCTATGCGGTGCTGGCTGGCATTGGAGCTACTGGTACTGTGATTGCAGATATAGTTCTGTTTGGTGAGACTTATGGAACAGTTCGTTCTGTTTGCGTTGCTTTGATTGTTATTGGTGTGATGGGTTTGAAGATACTTTAA
- a CDS encoding class I SAM-dependent methyltransferase yields MSSNVVSNEFLTGLEKSLGYIRGFAASQVIYSFLQEGIFSLLEDGLDINAIAQKKGFAPNLLRTVFEYLAVEGILEKSTSENGQVNFQISNYGKNISTYYQGWFNLLIGGYSPIFANIPNIMSQGTNYISRNGKWVGVGACQISQNDVFPLANKMMEEIKPNVKTIVDYGCGSALGLCEFCNQNPNIKAIGVEPDEGAYQAGLNLVAAKNLQERITLVNSAALDHEINEVPDFILFWFVLQEIYGQNGEAALIEFIKNIGVNFPDSYLHVIEVDYAIDNEEVMKSPLGLGFYNPYFLLHPFTDQKLVSDQKWTEIFTKSGFEIIKKEAVDPKVDPTGLVIGYVLKYAESGV; encoded by the coding sequence ATGTCTAGTAATGTAGTTAGTAATGAATTTCTGACAGGCTTGGAAAAGTCCCTAGGCTATATCAGAGGCTTTGCGGCTAGCCAAGTGATTTATAGTTTTCTACAGGAAGGTATTTTTTCTCTGTTGGAAGATGGATTAGATATAAATGCGATCGCCCAAAAAAAGGGATTCGCTCCTAATCTCTTAAGAACTGTATTTGAATACTTAGCAGTGGAGGGAATTTTAGAGAAAAGCACCTCTGAAAATGGTCAAGTTAATTTTCAGATTTCTAACTACGGTAAAAATATCAGCACTTACTATCAAGGATGGTTCAATTTATTGATAGGTGGTTATTCCCCCATATTTGCTAACATCCCCAACATTATGAGCCAGGGGACGAACTACATATCAAGAAATGGTAAATGGGTGGGAGTTGGTGCGTGTCAAATTTCTCAAAATGATGTCTTCCCTTTGGCAAATAAAATGATGGAAGAAATCAAACCCAATGTCAAAACAATCGTTGATTACGGTTGTGGTAGCGCCTTGGGACTGTGCGAGTTTTGCAACCAAAACCCAAATATTAAAGCAATTGGAGTTGAGCCTGATGAAGGAGCATATCAAGCGGGACTCAATTTGGTGGCAGCTAAAAATTTGCAAGAGCGGATAACTTTGGTTAATAGTGCTGCCCTTGACCATGAAATTAATGAAGTTCCTGACTTTATTTTATTTTGGTTTGTCCTGCAAGAAATATATGGTCAGAATGGAGAAGCAGCTTTGATTGAGTTTATCAAAAATATTGGCGTTAATTTTCCTGATAGTTATCTTCATGTGATTGAAGTCGATTACGCAATTGACAATGAAGAAGTGATGAAATCTCCTCTCGGGTTAGGGTTTTATAATCCCTACTTTCTCCTGCATCCATTTACCGATCAAAAGCTAGTTTCAGATCAAAAATGGACTGAAATTTTTACCAAATCTGGTTTTGAGATTATCAAAAAAGAAGCTGTCGATCCAAAAGTAGATCCTACAGGTTTAGTAATTGGCTATGTATTAAAATATGCTGAATCTGGAGTATAG
- a CDS encoding pyridoxal phosphate-dependent aminotransferase, with amino-acid sequence MKPKIETMIRLDLNENPYPLPACVKEAIYSAVDDCSRYPFGLEDGVIQKIASKFSVADSTILLTQGIDEAIDRVIQQFCEMRFVIFNPTFDAYIWRVKVNHQDHCLMSLDDSFRINESSINCITPNDFVILANPNNPTGHIFDDRVIQKVMQRCGKLLIDEAYIDFSDRESWVSRRLENMFVFRSFSKAFGLAGLRLGFVVGDANAVSEMRARQWCCNISSMSIEVLNQALEDDYYKINAAKVIQERERMVAAIAELGFDVVPTHTNFFLIKDDSNQLMRYLQNKQLRVKDAALFGMYGYLRISLGDPEINNQLLAALKEFKLSHV; translated from the coding sequence ATGAAACCGAAGATTGAAACGATGATACGGCTAGACCTAAATGAAAACCCATATCCCTTACCTGCTTGTGTCAAGGAAGCTATCTATTCTGCTGTAGATGACTGTAGTCGGTATCCTTTCGGGTTGGAAGATGGGGTCATTCAAAAAATTGCTAGCAAGTTCTCTGTTGCTGACTCAACCATTCTATTAACCCAAGGAATTGATGAGGCGATCGATCGAGTGATACAACAGTTTTGTGAAATGCGCTTCGTTATTTTCAATCCAACCTTTGATGCTTATATATGGCGCGTTAAAGTCAATCATCAAGACCATTGCCTGATGAGTTTAGATGATAGCTTCAGAATAAACGAGTCATCAATTAACTGTATCACCCCCAACGATTTCGTGATTTTAGCTAACCCTAATAATCCTACCGGGCATATCTTCGACGATCGTGTTATTCAAAAAGTTATGCAAAGATGTGGGAAGCTCTTGATTGATGAAGCTTATATTGATTTTTCAGATCGTGAAAGTTGGGTAAGTAGACGACTAGAAAATATGTTCGTCTTTCGCTCATTTTCCAAAGCATTTGGGTTGGCTGGTTTACGTCTTGGTTTCGTAGTGGGAGATGCAAATGCAGTTAGTGAAATGAGGGCGAGACAGTGGTGCTGTAATATTAGCTCCATGTCTATTGAAGTACTGAATCAGGCATTAGAAGACGATTATTACAAAATCAATGCTGCAAAAGTTATTCAAGAGCGAGAAAGAATGGTTGCAGCGATCGCAGAGTTAGGGTTTGATGTTGTACCTACCCACACTAACTTTTTTCTTATCAAAGATGACTCAAATCAATTAATGCGGTACCTGCAAAACAAGCAACTACGTGTCAAAGATGCTGCCTTGTTTGGTATGTATGGCTACTTGAGAATTAGTTTGGGAGATCCTGAGATTAATAATCAATTGTTGGCAGCTTTAAAGGAGTTTAAATTGTCTCATGTCTAG
- a CDS encoding GNAT family N-acetyltransferase has translation MIANESDAINFTLRTARLGDRAQIEQLIIDSARGLSREDYTNEQIEAAITAVFGVDTDLIYDGTYFVAEHAGTLIGCGGWSKRKTLFGSDRYAQRETGMLDPRQEPAKIRAFFVHPNWARRVVGRALLHICEAEAKANGFHTLELMATLPGVKLYRTLGYIGSDRVVYKISDGIDIEFIPMRKTLM, from the coding sequence TTGATAGCAAATGAGAGTGATGCGATAAACTTTACACTACGAACAGCACGTCTTGGCGATCGCGCCCAAATCGAGCAACTCATTATTGATTCAGCACGTGGTTTAAGTCGCGAAGATTATACTAACGAGCAGATTGAAGCGGCTATTACAGCAGTGTTTGGTGTTGATACCGATCTCATTTATGATGGGACGTACTTTGTTGCTGAACATGCCGGAACACTGATTGGATGTGGAGGATGGAGCAAGCGAAAAACGCTATTCGGTAGCGATCGCTATGCACAGCGCGAAACTGGTATGCTCGATCCACGCCAAGAGCCAGCAAAGATTCGTGCTTTCTTCGTGCATCCAAACTGGGCACGCCGGGTGGTAGGCCGGGCATTACTGCACATATGCGAAGCCGAGGCTAAAGCAAACGGCTTTCACACACTCGAACTGATGGCAACACTTCCAGGTGTCAAACTATATCGCACACTTGGGTACATTGGCAGCGATCGCGTTGTATATAAGATTAGCGATGGCATCGACATTGAATTTATTCCCATGCGAAAGACCTTGATGTGA
- a CDS encoding GumC family protein produces the protein METFESSIKIDRYWLSVKQRWLPALAVFLTVFGTIVLVASLKKPTYVAEGAIRLQKKNTTSSVTGLGKEIGNLEPLTQTGNPLITEAEVIRSTSVVQTTIKRLQLKDKKGKLLKPKEFLKRFTATHVKESDILAVSYKDTNPKTAAEVVNTLMAVYLERNISFNRAEAAAVRKFIEKQLPKAEVVVREAEAELAQFKENNKVVSLQEEAIRAVEVIGDLQTQMSEALSKAADVEVQSREIRNQLGMGSQQAVIMTSLSQNSGVQDIIKEIQQLESQLATRRTVLQDNHPEIIGLEDKLSSLKGILQQRIKQVAGTTQLKPNKNFQLGQLQQQLSAKLVDLESARLGFTSQAAALSKLQAEYKQRLNSLPRLEQQQRQLERRVQAAQSTYSLLLQKLQESRIAENQNVGNASMMSEAIVPEEPISSAMLSYLAAGLLATLATLVTIYLLEARDKSIRTVDEAKELLGLTVLGLIPSSSKAKISIRAKEESESYSQRLVMRDFPRSPISESYRMLRANLKFMSADKELKVIVVTSSVPKEGKSTVAANLAIAMAQMEHKVLLVDGDLHRPVQHKIWELNNTQGLSNVIVGQVEVGTAINNVMNNLDVLTAGVVPPSPASLLDSRKMAGLIESFAANYDFVIIDAPSLTLAADAATLGQMADGVLLVVRPGVVDSVNAAIAIELLEKSGQNVLGQVVNGVIPNNEHHSYYFFQEYNLQEGARATV, from the coding sequence ATGGAAACCTTTGAATCTTCTATAAAAATTGATCGATATTGGCTGAGCGTCAAACAGCGTTGGCTACCAGCCTTAGCTGTATTTTTAACTGTTTTTGGCACGATTGTCCTAGTTGCATCGTTGAAAAAACCTACTTATGTCGCTGAAGGAGCAATCCGATTACAAAAGAAAAATACAACTTCTTCTGTCACAGGTTTAGGAAAAGAAATAGGAAATTTGGAGCCATTAACACAAACCGGTAATCCTCTGATTACAGAAGCAGAGGTTATACGTTCTACTAGTGTCGTACAGACAACTATAAAAAGACTCCAACTGAAAGATAAAAAAGGTAAACTCCTCAAACCCAAAGAGTTTCTAAAACGGTTTACTGCAACTCATGTTAAGGAAAGCGATATTCTCGCTGTTTCTTACAAAGATACAAACCCTAAAACAGCAGCAGAAGTTGTGAATACACTGATGGCTGTCTATTTAGAACGTAATATATCTTTCAACCGAGCTGAAGCAGCAGCTGTCCGGAAATTTATAGAAAAGCAACTGCCAAAAGCGGAAGTAGTTGTCCGTGAAGCAGAAGCCGAACTCGCGCAATTTAAAGAAAATAACAAAGTAGTTTCCTTACAGGAAGAAGCTATTAGAGCAGTGGAAGTGATCGGCGATTTGCAAACGCAAATGAGTGAGGCTCTATCTAAAGCTGCTGATGTCGAAGTACAGTCTAGAGAGATCCGCAACCAATTGGGGATGGGTTCCCAGCAGGCGGTAATTATGACTTCCCTTAGCCAGAATTCAGGGGTGCAAGATATTATCAAAGAAATCCAACAGCTTGAATCACAACTGGCAACTAGGCGCACTGTTTTACAAGACAATCATCCGGAAATCATCGGTTTAGAAGATAAATTAAGCTCGTTAAAAGGAATACTGCAACAAAGAATAAAACAAGTTGCAGGAACGACTCAACTAAAGCCAAATAAAAACTTTCAGCTAGGACAATTGCAACAGCAACTCTCCGCCAAGCTTGTGGACTTAGAATCAGCTCGTCTGGGTTTTACAAGTCAAGCTGCTGCTTTATCTAAATTACAAGCTGAGTATAAGCAACGCCTGAACAGTCTGCCGAGATTAGAGCAACAACAGCGCCAGTTAGAACGTAGAGTGCAAGCCGCGCAATCTACCTACTCACTTCTGCTACAAAAGCTACAAGAAAGCCGCATAGCTGAAAATCAAAATGTAGGTAACGCCAGCATGATGTCCGAAGCCATAGTTCCTGAAGAACCTATTTCTTCTGCCATGCTTTCGTACCTAGCCGCAGGCTTACTGGCTACTCTGGCAACTTTGGTGACTATTTATCTACTAGAAGCAAGAGATAAATCAATTAGGACTGTAGATGAGGCAAAAGAATTATTGGGACTGACTGTATTAGGACTTATTCCTTCCTCCAGCAAGGCGAAAATATCGATTCGCGCCAAAGAAGAATCGGAGTCTTATAGCCAAAGACTTGTGATGCGAGATTTTCCTCGCTCACCCATCAGTGAATCTTACCGGATGCTGCGGGCAAATTTAAAATTCATGAGTGCCGATAAAGAGTTAAAAGTTATCGTTGTCACTAGTTCCGTACCCAAAGAAGGTAAGTCAACAGTAGCTGCCAATTTAGCTATTGCAATGGCTCAGATGGAGCACAAAGTCTTATTAGTAGATGGAGATTTGCACCGTCCAGTTCAACACAAAATTTGGGAACTGAATAATACTCAGGGTTTGAGTAATGTAATTGTCGGACAGGTAGAAGTCGGGACAGCAATCAACAACGTGATGAATAATTTAGATGTTCTGACTGCTGGTGTAGTACCTCCGTCTCCAGCATCTCTCCTTGACTCCAGAAAAATGGCTGGATTAATTGAAAGTTTTGCTGCTAATTACGACTTCGTCATTATTGATGCTCCCTCATTAACACTTGCTGCTGATGCTGCAACTTTAGGCCAAATGGCTGACGGTGTTTTGTTGGTAGTTCGACCGGGGGTAGTGGATTCTGTTAATGCTGCTATTGCTATAGAACTTTTGGAAAAATCTGGCCAGAATGTCCTAGGACAGGTAGTAAATGGAGTTATTCCCAATAATGAACACCACAGCTACTACTTTTTCCAGGAATACAATTTGCAAGAAGGTGCTAGGGCGACAGTTTAA
- a CDS encoding fatty acid desaturase family protein: MRILFRHSWWDSLPFAITIFQLVLNIWLAATWESRTFFDNLLFYPFCLFLFWYNALVPTHNFVHTPWFKSKFLNNIYAIINSANLVTPVAHYRYIHFNHHQYGNDRQNADGQTQDRSSTFAYGKNGRCENVITYCALAIFRDDMTESFRQAKKYNESLQLHLEFAAIILAIIGYLLLSWKFLLFFFIPIFYLGWFIAYLTNYYEHFGATPENRYANSTSYYGHVYNLLFCNEGYHQEHHLRPEVHWSQRPKIYQNLCEKLDSVDRVVLKFPPSLGFMHHRGNTDTSVKQTLPY, translated from the coding sequence ATGAGGATATTATTTAGGCATTCTTGGTGGGATAGCCTTCCTTTTGCTATCACGATTTTTCAGCTAGTACTAAATATTTGGTTGGCAGCAACTTGGGAATCACGTACTTTTTTTGATAACCTCTTATTTTATCCATTCTGTCTGTTTCTTTTTTGGTACAATGCTCTAGTTCCTACCCATAACTTTGTTCATACTCCTTGGTTTAAATCTAAGTTTCTCAACAATATCTATGCGATAATAAACTCAGCTAACTTGGTTACACCAGTGGCTCATTATCGTTATATACATTTCAATCATCATCAGTATGGCAACGATAGGCAAAATGCAGACGGTCAAACTCAAGATCGTTCTTCTACATTTGCCTATGGGAAAAATGGTAGATGTGAAAATGTAATAACTTATTGCGCCTTGGCAATTTTTCGTGATGATATGACTGAGTCATTTCGTCAGGCAAAAAAATACAATGAAAGCTTGCAATTACATTTGGAATTTGCTGCTATTATCTTAGCAATTATTGGATATTTGCTGCTTTCGTGGAAGTTTCTTTTATTCTTTTTTATTCCTATATTCTATTTAGGTTGGTTCATCGCATATTTAACTAATTATTATGAACACTTTGGTGCGACACCTGAAAATCGATATGCAAATTCAACTAGCTATTATGGTCATGTCTACAATCTGCTTTTCTGCAATGAAGGTTATCATCAAGAACATCACTTGCGTCCTGAGGTGCATTGGAGCCAGAGACCAAAAATCTATCAAAATCTATGTGAGAAGTTAGATAGCGTTGATAGAGTAGTGTTGAAATTTCCACCTTCTCTGGGCTTTATGCATCACAGAGGAAATACTGACACTTCAGTTAAGCAAACTTTGCCGTACTGA
- a CDS encoding DegT/DnrJ/EryC1/StrS family aminotransferase has product MEKRILLSTPHMGEQELEFVKEAFDTNWIAPVGPHIEAFEQEFCQVTGAGYAAAVSSGTAAIHLALQLIGVEPGDEVLCSTLTFVATANPIIYLGAKPVFIDSDRTSWNMNPDLLQEMLEYRAHIGKLPKAVLLVHLYGQSADIDPILKACNQYDIPLIEDAAEALGATYKGRSPGTFGRIGIYSFNGNKIITTSGGGMLVSDNADLVAKARFLATQARDPAPHYQHSEIGYNYRLSNVLAGIGRGQLRVLSERVAARRRNFEVYQQALGNLPGLEFMPEASFGRATRWLTCLTIDPQTFGANREQVRLALAEQQIEARPVWKPLHLQPVFAECEYFGGTVAEDLFARGLCLPSGSNLTNEDLQRVISAIAAVHKNTIPTQTSLCI; this is encoded by the coding sequence ATGGAAAAGCGTATTCTTCTATCAACACCCCACATGGGTGAGCAAGAGTTAGAATTTGTCAAAGAAGCATTTGACACGAACTGGATTGCCCCCGTTGGTCCTCACATAGAAGCATTCGAGCAAGAATTTTGTCAGGTCACTGGTGCTGGCTATGCTGCTGCTGTCAGTTCTGGTACTGCGGCTATCCATTTGGCTTTGCAATTAATTGGGGTTGAGCCTGGGGATGAGGTTCTTTGTTCTACTCTGACGTTTGTTGCTACTGCTAACCCCATTATTTATCTTGGGGCGAAACCAGTCTTTATTGATAGCGATCGCACTTCTTGGAATATGAATCCTGACTTGTTGCAGGAAATGCTAGAGTACCGCGCCCACATTGGCAAATTACCCAAAGCAGTTTTGCTCGTGCATCTGTACGGTCAAAGTGCAGATATCGACCCGATTTTGAAAGCTTGCAATCAGTATGACATCCCCTTAATTGAAGATGCCGCCGAGGCTTTAGGTGCTACCTACAAAGGACGTTCTCCTGGAACTTTCGGGCGGATTGGCATTTACTCTTTCAACGGCAATAAAATCATCACCACCTCTGGTGGCGGAATGTTAGTTTCCGACAACGCAGATTTAGTAGCAAAAGCTCGTTTCTTAGCAACGCAAGCACGCGATCCCGCTCCCCACTACCAACACTCGGAAATTGGCTATAACTATCGTCTCAGTAACGTTTTAGCTGGTATTGGTCGCGGTCAATTGCGGGTTTTGAGTGAGCGAGTAGCAGCAAGACGACGCAACTTTGAAGTGTATCAGCAGGCTTTAGGAAATCTGCCAGGATTGGAATTTATGCCAGAAGCAAGTTTTGGACGTGCGACTCGCTGGTTAACGTGTCTAACCATAGATCCACAGACTTTTGGCGCAAATCGAGAACAAGTCCGTTTAGCACTAGCCGAACAGCAAATAGAAGCTCGTCCTGTGTGGAAGCCTTTGCACCTCCAGCCTGTGTTTGCTGAATGTGAGTATTTTGGCGGTACAGTCGCGGAAGATTTATTTGCACGCGGTCTTTGCCTACCCTCTGGCTCTAATCTGACAAATGAAGATTTGCAGCGAGTGATTAGTGCGATCGCAGCAGTTCACAAAAACACTATTCCAACTCAAACGTCACTGTGTATTTAA
- a CDS encoding class I SAM-dependent methyltransferase, with product MISNKEVYRDIEFDYWAHSENLSPQEKFLIETYLDKNGKTLEAGTAGGRILFGMQNLGFTSLYGFDYVAEFIEEARKKDTTGSICFSVEDATALNYKDCEFDQLVYLEQIISSIEDEIGRLNAFKEAYRILRKGGTAIFSFLNFHDRVKNPFYNLYLRYIKLLRIIYKSQQTIQYIPRLKLCGKPNLNALLDQQPYMYWYKVEEIYKLATEVNFEIVALGSGFEVNQEILHVSLGTLNQDMLQGMLYLVCKK from the coding sequence ATGATCAGCAATAAGGAAGTCTATAGGGATATAGAATTTGATTACTGGGCACATTCGGAAAATTTGTCACCCCAAGAAAAATTTTTGATCGAAACATATTTAGATAAAAATGGCAAAACTCTTGAAGCCGGGACAGCAGGAGGTAGAATCCTCTTCGGAATGCAAAACTTAGGTTTTACTTCACTTTATGGCTTTGATTACGTAGCTGAATTCATTGAGGAAGCAAGAAAAAAAGACACTACAGGTAGTATCTGCTTTTCTGTTGAAGATGCAACTGCATTAAACTATAAAGACTGTGAATTTGATCAATTAGTTTATCTTGAGCAAATAATATCTTCTATTGAGGATGAAATAGGAAGATTGAATGCTTTTAAGGAAGCTTACCGTATTCTTAGGAAAGGTGGTACAGCAATTTTTTCATTTCTAAATTTTCATGATAGAGTTAAAAATCCTTTTTACAACCTCTATTTAAGATATATAAAACTTTTAAGAATTATTTATAAATCTCAACAAACAATTCAATATATTCCCAGATTAAAGCTGTGTGGTAAACCTAATTTAAACGCACTTCTTGATCAACAACCTTATATGTATTGGTATAAGGTTGAAGAAATATACAAACTTGCGACAGAAGTTAATTTTGAAATAGTTGCACTTGGTTCAGGTTTTGAGGTTAATCAAGAAATTCTACATGTTTCATTAGGAACTTTAAATCAGGATATGCTTCAAGGAATGCTATATTTAGTATGTAAAAAATGA